Proteins encoded in a region of the Buteo buteo chromosome 11, bButBut1.hap1.1, whole genome shotgun sequence genome:
- the LOC142037477 gene encoding uncharacterized protein LOC142037477, which produces MGTSGSPEERDRLGSSWREVSERKGREPSRSLLREEGRLRDRRAVEHAAAAARAALTQARGRGACAGPEERWRGQRKVEKKKWKAGRPAAASRCRQERACLSACGRIPLRSPQQVRPPRCTAGSGCGTDGAGEDGRAAGVTEEEGSGRGAERSVSTGKFSWQCQELWKLRKPSWTPVCCLETPLPFPSRFEDRRCQSAELSVGVKEFYSGFRERFWRPRWDLASETGRDRVSIELRPAPRYSWGEPSPSTRKAPRSVPWKKRMVTDSRRLYQSKSNAVIPIVWTGKFPVNPKSRTCES; this is translated from the exons ATGGGCACCAGCGGTAGCCCAGAGGAGCGGGATCGGCTCGGCTCGAGCTGGCGGGAGGTATCAGAGCGAAAGGGACGAGAACCGTCGCGGAGCCTCCTGCGGGAGGAAGGTCGACTCCGCGACCGGAGAGCCGTCGAGCacgctgccgccgcggcccgggcAGCGCTTACGcaggcgcggggccggggcgcctGCGCCGGCCCAGAAGAGCG ctggagaggccagagaaaggtagagaagaagaaatggaaggctggccggccggcagctgcctcccgctgcaggcaagagagagcctgcctctccgcgtgtggaaggatccctcttcgtagtccgcagcaggtcagaccgccgaggtgcaccgcagggtccggatgcggcaccgacggtgcg ggggaggacggccgcgccgccggagttacagaagaggaggggagcgggagaggagcagaaagaagcgtctcaactggcaaattctcctggcagtgccaagagctgtg gaaactaaggaaaccgtcgtggacgccagtttgctgcttggaaacccccttacccttcccatctcgatttgaggatcgaagatgccagtcagcagagctaagt gttggcgttaaggagttttattccggatttcgggaacggttttggcgacccagatgggaccttgcaagtgagactggacgagatcgagtgtcgatcgaactccggccggcaccgaggtattcttggggagaaccgtcaccctcgactcgcaaagctcctcgcagcgttccctggaaaaaaag gatggttaccgacagcagaagattataccagtcaaagtctaatgctgtaattccaattgtctggactgggaagttcccggtaaatccaaaaagcagaacctgtgagagttga